ctggccttcgcatcttcgcactttcgccctcgcctttttttattgcattcagtaagtctcggtcgattacatagaatttaatacaggcaccgtactcgccaagtttttccgattaatccatgctattattggtacgcatgcgctaggccatcgcgcttactataaatgtttataaatattttaatgtgtacatgtaacatatatgtttaccagtgctggctatgcctaatcattatatactccacataaaatgtaatgtccgccataatgtatacacatgcacttccagactcctgtcacttaccagccgtctgattaccgtggaccaaacacagtaacattctaatttcattatgcgacactccttgctgaTGTATGGATCTAGAGGCGGAGAgggggtcccccccccccctggaaaattcaatattaataattttacgcAGTAAAACAGAGATAGTCCGGACCCTATCCCcctggataatttaattttattaattttattttttaaaaatcccaaAATATGCCTTGCAACCCTTTAAACGAtggagagctccgcaattataaaacataggtaatcacagattacaaagctcaccgagacgaggcaccacctttatgaggcatcacctttatgagaccacctttatcatattatttgaaaaccatcctttatgatcttggatattcatggattctgttttgacacaaaatcgtatatcatctgttaaaaaattgtatgataatcatatgtccatatgttaatcaatacaataatatacaattaaaagTGCATCtaatcatacttacaatatatatcatataaaaccataaaataccgtaaaaaaatgtgagatatgatattgtaacgtatgatatgacattgtattgtgttatacattataattgtttttgatcaaataatagaatatcataaaacataatacaatatagtattatatgaaacaatatcatattgcaataatacatcataacattgaaacatatgatattatattgtataattaagcattgaatcattattttttgaaagatgtggtctcataactgcaacgtaTTTaaacctcttatcaacgcttttagaaacaattttttcttattataatcgattagtgtttattatttatttagatttactatagtcagatactcttcacaaatttgctccaaaagaaaaaagtctattcatgatcacaaaacaacattacaacaaatgtttagaatattgatgttcaagtattacgtagaagaaaacaaaactaacgcagaatgatttttttaaaaatcactttccccaagaaatgtaaataagaagtattcatattcctacgttacctgccccttagtcttttttcataaagatatatagatgtatcattcttcgattgacaattcattcaccaatgaatattgcttatatcattacaacaattattctttcatgattatcgTTCGTTCATTACCACAcatatcctcattgtgtatgaatttttcttaatttgcgtcatttcccgccgtatgtcgacgagagaagtaacgtaactgttaacaatcatgcaatttgtggcaatgtcaGAATGTTTTGCGTGTccttgctacggatatgaaaaactatatacagcgatatatttacaagttcggtgtttataacttcaaaatcagttgaacaagGTGAAAAATTAAGTAACTTCAAAGTCATttcttggatacggggtaaccaatttctattcatatttacggggggggggggtcatttttctatgggggtcatttttcttcatgtttaacatgaagaaaaataacccctgggtcttttttcttcagaaaaatccaattattcttcagctagggcggtcattattctacgggggtcattattcttcattacaccggaaAACAAACAAGCGAAATCCTGCTCGGTTCTCTCAACTtagctttgaaaaaataatttagaaaatatACATGATAAGAAACTATTTTGGTCTCCAtgattcaacattttttattttattctggaatatttcttttcaaaattaacCATGTTTTTGGACTgtcttttcatttttaacagtCCTGAGGAAATGGGTCTTTTGTAAAGACTATTCTTACTAGCAAGTACTGGATACTTTCAGGAAAACATGTTGCTGTTGAAAAATCATATAGAGTTTTGGGGCGATTTTATCAAGTCAATTGGATCTGAAGTCAactcaaaaacttttaaatcCATTGTACCTTCCATAACATTTgtagtaaaaaaatctttataagaGAAGAGCAATAACCAAAGTATGCAAATTCCGaagaataatatatttttgattgcaTAACATTGTTACACTTTTTGTGTATCTTCGCTATtcagaaaaaagataagaatattttcCATTGAAATTTACTGGATATAGATCTGTATATTAAATAATCGTTGTATTTGTtcttttatatctaaaaacgtTATGACCAATTTTtactctttcaaaatatttaaaccaTACTCAAAATAAGATAACTGAAATCCGGATTTCTTAAATGTCACATATTCACATTTAAGAACTAATCGTTGAATGCAGTGATTGTGAAGAAACAGAGGCTATGAGACGAATTATTTCATGGCAGCTGATTGACACCAATCTGCATGTCATGTCTAGCCCATCAAAAAAATAAAGGTTATAAAAGTTACtcagaattcaaaattaaagaagTTCTAAATTGTTCTAACACCACTAACCACTTACCTCAGTAACTAAAACATGATAATTTTACTTGTGCAACATTTTTGTGTTTAAGTTCACCTAATGCTGCTGGAAATTCACAATGAAAGCtgataattgatttgattatttCGTAAAAAACGATATTCTCTCGAACACAGAACATGCAAACTGAATAATATCATTACTATTATTACGTAGACTACTTTAAAAACATTGTGAAGGAGAGATGCGTAGTAGGGGACTTGCACTTATCGGGACTTGtcatcaaacataaaaaaaacccacttccATGGTCTTAATGATAAAATGTAGTTTTCTTTCtccttttttatgtttttcttaTTCAGCTGTTCTGTTTATTCAACTTTCTTCTCTATTTATGACTCCCCCTCTAATAATGAATACAAGACCAAACAAGTAGACATAGGTAAATCTGATCTATTAATAACCATCGAATCTATCCAGTCAAAACTTCCAGTGCGTTTTAACTTCCTTGTCGTTGTTTTTTGTTAGGAAGTATATTAAatagtataaataaaaatgaagaaaaacccTGCAAAAACTGTGCAAAATCTTAGCGTTGATTtcaaacagagaatttttgGATTGTAATGCTGTtgtaaaattaagtttaaattcATCAGgtaagttgttttatttttaaagaatatcaatgatattgatgttttatttctattttataaacaaaagccAGTTTTTAccgaaataaaattatttttaatgtttttgatttaaaaaaaaattaaagttatcaTAGTAAGTACAACACAAATATATTTGGTTTCTCAAatcatatgaaataattaaacttTTGGCTAAGTATATATTTTAGGGCTACTGTGTGTGGTTGTTTCCGAAACAAATTCACTCtcatttatttaattagttTATCATGGAAATTACTTTTCAAGCATTTCCAAAAGTcaacaatcaataaaaaggACTACTTTTTAAACAAGACGATATTCATAGACTATTGTCTTCAGGTGTTCCGTCTCGGAATGATACACGATGAGAACTGGGTGGTTTACCTATGTAACGTTGGTGGCGCTGCACAAAGTCTGTTTCCCTGTTACCAAGGCCCGAAAGATGCGACAGTGGGTCCATACACCTGTGAAGTGTGAGGCAAGCTCTAACACGTTCTATCCTTACAGGCGAGGGTGTGCATGTACTCTGACGCTTGTACTGAGAGATAATCTCAATTTCCTGCAAATGTTCAGTTTAGTACCTCGAAATTGAGGGAAATCTGATGAAGTCGTATGTagttataatcatttttatgtctgctttatttatttacaataaactatatatataatgctGATAGAAAATCTAAATAGTGGCGTAGCATATCCAATCACAGACGCTTGAAAAATAGTTGAAAAAGTGAGTATCTCGGAAAAAAAGATAACCTTGAGGTACATACTTTTTTAATGCTGTTTTCACAAGCCCCTGTGATAGAATATGATACGTCTAGATCTAATGGTTTCCATGGTTTGTTCACAGGAGATAGGTCTGGAAAGAAACCCCAAATACAGAGTAACCCATGgttttacatgcaaaataagcaaactAGGAACTCATTACGACAAACGAACATTTGAGTTCCGCTGTAGAACTTGCAGGAACTGTACCACTTTATGGAGAGTCGACAAGGAAAGCCGATGTACACACAGATCTGATGCTGCATGTGGAGACACAATAGAGTAAGTTTCTTAAACCAAAGGATTGATCTGTCACCTCATAAAACGGAATTAAttccttttaattttaacatgcaGGTTCTTGAGTATACACAAACTGCAAGCGTCATCAGATGAAGTAAAAACAAGAACATATCAAGGTGATATACCAATTAGTTTATTATATAGATTGATGTCTTATTTAGTTGCAATGTACTGGCTTCCGCTCTACCCTctcactaaaaaaaacaaatgcaaaaaCTACAACTAGATACGAAcgttatattcaaataaactacATTGGTGATTTTGATAAAAgctcatttttcattgaaacgaAATTCGGCAagctgtgttttgttttttagacCCGTCATCTCAAAACGTTATACTCCTCATTTTACTGAGTCTTCTGACGCTTCTCTTCATCACCACTATTTTTGCGGTCCTATGCCTAGCTTACAATCGCGCATCCATGCGGCACTGCAGTAAGTAAGACAATGATGTTTAAAGGTGTGcaaattatgataaactttGTAGAGAGGGGTGTCAAgaaacatttattcattaaaaaaacgtTTTATTCAATATCACATAATCTATCAGATTAGGCAGCAGATACCGCCTTTTTTAGCTTTCTCCCTATATCAAGGCcatcaaaatcaaagtactgaagtactgtcgggagttgatttttttattattaaatttaaaattaacgaAATGCTATTTTTCCTGGCAAGTagtttttaatctgtatttgaatttcgcacatttttataatatgaattctcgaacttttccgacaagaatttcgagaaaaccccgtATGAATCACGTTGTGTAATATTtgaagatagaattaattccatcaaactgttaatcagtaatcgaaatgtttctaaaaattgtacacgtttggatccaagcaatattgaactctagtctcgttcaaccagacgctcggctgtctcctctgcttgtcggaaatttacggagacagccgagcgtctggttgaacgggACTATATTTAACtatggcgtaggaatacatgcaactacaaaaaacaattaaattgttcgtaccatataaaatcttactattttcaaggtatttataataacgtttcttttgaaaaacaatggtacagcatacagtacaccgaatttatctattattttcaagatctacgtcttgtaagcggtgatgatttgtgcttaggtccaaacactgtttcactttcggtttgccagagtaactgcataggagatttgattaaaatcaactcccaataaaaaagatttagttATAATTGAGGAATCTTGAAATTGTACATCACTGGTTTTTAGGTTATAAGTGTGAACTGGTGGACGTTTCAACTTGAATAAACGTTTAGCGTCCTTTTTTGTAGTTAAGGACGCTACAAGGGGAAGTGGACACAAGGAGACTCTTCAATGTCTGAACAAGTAAGGGCTGCAATCATATACCGGTGTAATATATGGGTATACGTTTCTTCGTATTTAATGATTTACCTGTGTATCCATgtgatatattttgtaattaacTAATTATCGTGTACATGTTCTTCACCGGACAttcaataaattgttaaatgttattatattccgatagtttttaaatttcaacgGCGTTAATCCAACAAGAGACACGTGATAGTTAATGTCTTAATTTACGTCTGAGTATATTTGCTGACACAATCTTTCGCTTAATTGATTCTtttatgtaaagtttacttAAATATCATAAGTTTTTCAAAAGCTGTTCGATTATTGATTTCTTTACACTTTTGAGTTCATTGTAATTGTTCACTTTGTATGAAGTCGAACTAGCAGTCATATGCAGTTGAAATCAGATATTTGGTGTTGATACACCCCAAACTCATATAAAAGTATctttcatgtaaacaaaaataataaaacccGTGTCGGTTTATTGGAATATTCACGAATCTTAGTTCatcaaaaagagaaaaaggaGGATTAGTTTAGTTTTAGTTCTGTACTGGAGAGAGCATTCCGATATACCTGctgtattgatttttatttttttattttatttaagtgtAAAAATATTTCGTTGTGTATAtgattattgaaaattgttagGAAAACACTGAAggggaaattatttttttgttaagggggatgtgcggccatcttgtacatttgaggataagaatgtaaacatttcttgaactagCTTAattgtttctgcccgaaactggccaaaaatgttgccaaaagatataaaagcaataaatatgaagtcctacatgtcattttgtttgaaaagtatgcattcatgaacaggacaatgcctttttaatcattaggaacagctgtcgaactgcacagctacagacttactttgaagatttaaaaacctgagaaaaaaattgaaggaGATTAAATGGtttcctctctacaaccatttgtttatatcttttggcaaccgTTTTGGCTAGTTTTGGTCAGAAATAAGAcagtttaagaaatgtttacctTCTTATCCAGATGGCCGCGCAACCTTTTCGAAGATTCCCGACTTTATTGATATTATGTATGGTAACTTATACGTGAAACTGCTTTCCAGCTTTCAACCAAAGATCTTTCAACCTTTTTCGTCATCAGAGTCAACAGCAATCGACATAGATGTTCCGAAAGAAAACGGAGAGACGCGTCCAAAAGGAACAACGCACAATGCTCAGCGCAACGTTGTAGAAAATGAACGAAGGAACAGACCCCCAACTTTACACCTATCCTCGGGGTCTACCATAGAGCCCGAGTTCAATTGTAGCTCGTGGAACTTGGCTGCTTCCGATTTATTATCAAGAACACAGTTCACCGTTGGGAACACGAATATTGCCCTTTCACGTTCTGTCATTTGTCAGTTCAGCGACAGGCGTTCTGAACCTGGCAACGAAGACGAATCCTTGGATATGTTATCTCAGTTTTCCTCTGTTTTAGAATTAAGATATTAGCCTTTAGAAATGATGGAGGAAACAAA
The window above is part of the Magallana gigas chromosome 10, xbMagGiga1.1, whole genome shotgun sequence genome. Proteins encoded here:
- the LOC117686789 gene encoding uncharacterized protein; the protein is MIRLDLMVSMVCSQEIGLERNPKYRVTHGFTCKISKLGTHYDKRTFEFRCRTCRNCTTLWRVDKESRCTHRSDAACGDTIEFLSIHKLQASSDEVKTRTYQDPSSQNVILLILLSLLTLLFITTIFAVLCLAYNRASMRHCIKDATRGSGHKETLQCLNNFQPKIFQPFSSSESTAIDIDVPKENGETRPKGTTHNAQRNVVENERRNRPPTLHLSSGSTIEPEFNCSSWNLAASDLLSRTQFTVGNTNIALSRSVICQFSDRRSEPGNEDESLDMLSQFSSVLELRY